The following is a genomic window from Pan paniscus chromosome 18, NHGRI_mPanPan1-v2.0_pri, whole genome shotgun sequence.
GCCGCGCTGCCCGCGGCGCCGGGCGCGCCGGCCGtcgggtggtggtggtggccggcggcgtggtggtggtggtggtggtagtgcgGGCCCGCGCCGCTCTGCGCGGCGGCCGCGGCGATCACGGCGGACACCACGGCGGCGGCGGGGCCCATCTCCTCGCCGCTGCCGCCCAAGGAGGCGCCGGCACCAGCCCCGGCCGCCGCGGCCAGCTGCTGCGCCCCGCGCGCGTAGCCATCGAAGCCGCCCTGGAGCTGGTGGCTGTTGCTGATGAGCGCCTCGACCGCGTCCTCAGGGCTGAAGCCCAGCGCCTCGGGGTTCAGCTGCTGCGGGTAGCCGGTCATCCAGTAGTAGTCTTCCAGGTGCGCCTTCTGCTCGCTGCCCGAGCCCGGGCTGGGCGCCGAGAAGCTGGGGGAAGGGGGCACCGAGCTGCACGGCGTGCTCATGGGGGTGGAGGACAGCGAGCCCCCGGCGATGAGACGGCCGCACTGGCTGATGATGCGGTCGGTCTCCACCGGTTCCTTTTTCACTTCAAACTTCATCAGATCGAAGTCATTAACATATTCCATGGCCAGGGGACTGGTGGGCAGGTCGGAGTTGCTCATTGCCAGTtctgatgccattctcctgccgccgccgccgccgccgctccgCCAGATGGGCTGCAGGAGAGGGGCCAGCGGGCTGTGCTGGGTGGCCAGCGGGTGAGCCAGCTTGCCGGGCTGGGGCGCTTCTAGCTTGCGCGGCGGTGGCTGGCCCGAAACCTCCGAGcgcgctcacacacacacccccccgcCCTGCCCGCGCCCCCCGCGCCCGCCCTTCCTCCCCCCTGCTCACGCCAATGTGCTCCCTCGCTCGCCCCGGCCCCTCCTTGCTCGCTCGCCTCCTTGCGCGCCGAGCCGGCGGCTTCAGGCTCGGGAAGATCCTCCGCGAGCTGCGGTGGCGGCGGTGGTGGCTGCGGCGGCGAAGCTGGAGGAGCCCGGCCCGGTGCGCGGCGTCCCCCGCTCGCCGCTCCGCTGCGCGCTTTGCATAAGGAAGGGCTCGCCTCGCCGGCCCGGGCTGCAGGCAGGGCGCGCGCGGCGGCCGCTCGGGGCTGGAGGCGCGGCGGGCGTCTGTCCGGGCGGCGCGGGCCTTGGCACGGGGGAGTTAACACTTCATGCTTCTCGCCTCCTCTTCTGCTTGgctctctttattattttttttctttcctctctctccctcgcGCGCTCTCTCCCTCTGTGCAAAGTGCAAGGCAGAGGTGCAGCCCGactggaggagagggaggggggagtttagttctttcttgcctttttttaaaaaagcaaaatagcgAAGTCCTGGGGAAAGACGAGGCAGAGAGcaaaggggggagggggaggccaaGCCGACAAGCAGCCCGAGCTACAGCTCGAAgatgaaaaaagattttaaagccTCTGATCCAGCAAGAAGAGTTTAAAGCAATTGCTGAGTTTTATAGCACTCGTGACGTCAGGTCCAAATGAGAAATTGACTGGCACTCCGGGCCAATGGGAGGCAGCGAGAGCGGCCGCGATTAGCATAATAGTATAGAAACAAGGAAACTTTTCGGAGCTGTCAATCAGGGCCCAATCAGCTGACTGTCAGCTGGGACGGGCTGGCTTAACCCTTCCTGCGCCGCTGCCTACCCGGGAGGGAACGAGGCCCGACGCAAAGTTTGGTGTAAGAGGGGAAGGAGTTTTTCCAGAGGGGCTTCGGCAATCCGGGCGGACCTAGGAGGACGGTTTGCTTTTCTTTGGAGCGCGAGACAGGCCTCCCATCCGGAACCCCAGCTCGCTGGGGGCTCACTCGGCTGGGATTGGCCTGAttcccctcccctgcctgccCTCCACCCCCAGGATTGTGAATTCGCCTCCCAGCTTTTCCTCCTCGCACCAACTCTGGTACCCAGGTGTCTGCCGGGGACCTTCCTTCCCTGAGCCT
Proteins encoded in this region:
- the MAF gene encoding transcription factor Maf; translation: MASELAMSNSDLPTSPLAMEYVNDFDLMKFEVKKEPVETDRIISQCGRLIAGGSLSSTPMSTPCSSVPPSPSFSAPSPGSGSEQKAHLEDYYWMTGYPQQLNPEALGFSPEDAVEALISNSHQLQGGFDGYARGAQQLAAAAGAGAGASLGGSGEEMGPAAAVVSAVIAAAAAQSGAGPHYHHHHHHAAGHHHHPTAGAPGAAGSAAASAGGAGGAGGGGPASAGGGGGGGGGGGGGGAAGAGGALHPHHAAGGLHFDDRFSDEQLVTMSVRELNRQLRGVSKEEVIRLKQKRRTLKNRGYAQSCRFKRVQQRHVLESEKNQLLQQVDHLKQEISRLVRERDAYKEKYEKLVSSGFRENGSSSDNPSSPEFFITEPTRKLEPSVGYATFWKPQHRVLTSVFTK